A stretch of Arachis hypogaea cultivar Tifrunner chromosome 15, arahy.Tifrunner.gnm2.J5K5, whole genome shotgun sequence DNA encodes these proteins:
- the LOC112747247 gene encoding lupeol synthase-like yields MWKLKIGEGGKDLISANNFIGRQHWEFDPNAGTPQERAEVERLRQEFTKNRFSIKQSSDLLMRMQLTKENQCGAIPEAVKVGEEEKITQEALLTTMRRALTFFSSIQAHDGHWPADFSGPLFFIQPLIMALYITGSLEEVIGPEHKKEIIRYLYNHQNEDGGWGFHIEGHSTMFGSGLSYIALRILGEELEDHEDMPMAKARKWILDHGGLVAIPSWGKFWVSVLGVYEWSGCNPFPPELWLQPKLSPFNPGKIMSYCRMLYMSISYVYGKRFVGSITGLIKSLRKEMYNQPYDQINWNKARNTIAKEDLYYPHPLIQDVLWGFLYHIGEPLLNRWPFSMLRQKSLQITMNHIRYEDEISNYLCIGVVEKVLSLIACWIEDPNSEAYKLHLARIPDYFWVAEDGLKIVGIGSQMWDVAFGIEAILACDLNEEFGPTLRKAYDFLKASQVLENPYGDFMAMHRHISKGAWTFSIHDQALQVSDSTGEGLKLSILLSRMPIEIVGDKVETQRLYDAVNVILSIQSSNGGFPAWEPQRGYQWLEKFNPTEFFESVIVEMDYVECTSSALQGLLIFREQYPMHRRQEIDHSISKAIHFIENSQNSDGSWYGCWSICYTYGTWFAVEGLKACGRNYHNSPSLRKACEFLLSKQLPNGGWGESYLSSQNKVYTNLEGNRANLIQTSWALLSLIGAGQGEIDATPIHKGIKLIINSQMEDGDFPQPDATGVFFRNCVINYASHRNIFPIWALGEYRRRVLHA; encoded by the exons ATGTGGAAGTTGAAGATTGGGGAAGGAGGAAAGGACTTGATTTCAGCCAACAACTTCATAGGAAGACAACATTGGGAGTTTGATCCAAATGCAGGAACACCACAAGAACGTGCCGAGGTTGAAAGGCTGCGCCAAGAATTCACTAAAAATAGATTTTCCATCAAACAAAGCTCTGACCTCTTAATGAGAATGCAG CTCACAAAGGAGAACCAATGTGGAGCAATTCCAGAAGCAGTGAAagtgggagaagaagagaagataacACAAGAAGCATTGCTTACAACAATGAGAAGAGCtctcacttttttttcttctattcaaGCACATGATGGTCACTGGCCTGCGGACTTTTCTGGCCCTTTGTTTTTCATTCAACCTTTG ATAATGGCATTATACATTACTGGATCCCTTGAAGAAGTTATAGGACCAGAACACAAGAAAGAAATCATTCGATATTTGTATAATCATCAG AACGAAGATGGAGGATGGGGGTTCCATATAGAAGGCCACAGCACAATGTTTGGATCCGGATTGAGTTACATTGCATTGAGAATACTTGGAGaagaacttgaagatcatgaagacaTGCCAATGGCCAAAGCCAGAAAGTGGATTCTTGACCATGGTGGTTTAGTGGCTATTCCATCCTGGGGAAAGTTCTGGGTTTCG GTGCTTGGAGTTTATGAATGGTCAGGTTGCAATCCATTTCCACCAGAGTTATGGCTTCAACCCAAATTAAGTCCTTTTAATCCAG GAAAAATCATGTCCTATTGTCGGATGCTTTACATGTCCATATCATACGTATATGGGAAGAGATTTGTAGGTTCTATTACTGGCTTAATCAAGTCTCTTAGAAAAGAAATGTACAACCAACCTTATGATCAAATTAACTGGAACAAAGCCAGAAATACTATTGCTAAG GAAGATCTATATTACCCACATCCTTTAATACAAGATGTGTTATGGGGATTTCTCTATCACATTGGAGAGCCCTTACTAAATCGGTGGCCCTTTTCAATGCTTAGACAAAAGTCACTTCAAATTACAATGAATCATATACGATATGAGGATGAGATTAGTAACTATCTTTGCattggagttgtagagaag GTGTTATCTTTGATCGCGTGTTGGATTGAAGATCCCAACTCAGAGGCATACAAACTTCATTTAGCTCGAATTCCAGATTATTTTTGGGTTGCTGAAGATGGTTTAAAAATTGTG GGTATCGGTAGTCAAATGTGGGATGTAGCTTTTGGTATAGAAGCAATACTTGCTTGTGATCTTAATGAAGAATTTGGACCTACACTTAGGAAAGCATATGACTTCTTAAAGGCTTCACAG GTTCTTGAAAATCCATATGGTGACTTCATGGCAATGCATAGACATATTTCAAAAGGGGCGTGGACATTCTCAATACATGATCAGGCTTTACAAGTTTCTGATAGCACTGGAGAAGGGTTAAAG CTGTCGATCCTGTTGTCAAGAATGCCAATTGAAATTGTTGGGGACAAAGTTGAAACACAAAGACTATACGATGCTGTGAATGTTATTCTCTCCATACAA AGTAGTAATGGCGGTTTCCCTGCTTGGGAGCCTCAAAGAGGCTATCAATGGTTAGAG AAATTCAATCCAACCGAATTCTTTGAAAGCGTTATTGTTGAGATGGA TTACGTAGAGTGCACATCATCGGCATTGCAGGGCTTGCTTATATTTAGAGAGCAATACCCAATGCATAGAAGACAAGAAATAGATCACTCTATTTCCAAGGCAATCCATTTCATTGAAAACTCACAAAATTCAGATGGCTCAtg GTATGGTTGTTGGAGTATTTGTTATACCTATGGCACATGGTTTGCTGTGGAAGGACTAAAAGCTTGCGGAAGGAATTACCATAATAGTCCTTCGTTGCGCAAAGCATGTGAATTTTTGTTGTCAAAACAACTTCCTAATGGTGGTTGGGGTGAAAGTTACTTGTCAAGTCAAAACAAG GTATATACAAATCTAGAAGGTAACCGTGCAAACTTAATTCAAACTTCATGGGCTTTATTGTCACTTATTGGAGCAGGACAG ggtGAGATAGATGCTACACCCATACACAAAGGAATAAAGTtaataatcaattcacaaatggAAGATGGAGATTTTCCACAGCCG GACGCAACAGGAGTGTTTTTCAGAAACTGTGTCATAAACTATGCATCACATCGTAACATATTTCCTATATGGGCTCTTGGAGAGTATCGGCGCAGAGTGTTGCATGCATGA